From Camelus bactrianus isolate YW-2024 breed Bactrian camel chromosome 16, ASM4877302v1, whole genome shotgun sequence, the proteins below share one genomic window:
- the LGALS3BP gene encoding galectin-3-binding protein codes for MAPLQLFWMWLLLAGTQGTKDGDMRLVNGDTANEGRVEIFYSGQWGTVCDNMWDLTDANVVCRALGFRNATEALGRAAFGPGSGPIMLDEVECTGTEPSLANCRSLGWMKSNCRHDQDASVICSNETRGIHTLDLSSELPAALEQIFESQRGCDLFIKVKVKEEDELGICAHKLILSTNPEARSLWKEPGSRVTMEVDAGCVPVVRDFIRYLYSRRIDVSLSSVKCLHKLASTYGAKQLQGYCSSLFAIFLPQDPSFRTPLDLYAYALATQDPVLEEVCVQFLAWNFGALTQADAWPSVPLALLRTLLSKSELVVPSELALLMAVDTWSRERRASHTDVEGLVEEVRFPMMPPRDLFELQFNLSLYWSHKALFQKKTLQALEFHTVPFQLLAQYRGLNLTEDIYQPRLYTSPTWSASVTGSGYNPYRSFQTPQHPSFLFQASLVSWAFVYLPTVQSCWNYGYSCSSDEPPLLALSKSGYSDPTVGYENKALMLCEGHFVADVTDFEDRKALIPRTLSTNDSRRASFFPCPVGSFSSFQVVIRPFYLTNSSGVD; via the exons ATGGCCCCACTACAGCTCTTCTGGATGTGGCTGCTCTTGGCAGGGACCCAAG GCACGAAAGATGGTGACATGCGGCTGGTCAATGGGGACACCGCCAACGAGGGCCGTGTGGAGATCTTCTACAGTGGCCAGTGGGGGACGGTGTGTGACAATATGTGGGACCTGACGGATGCCAATGTCGTCTGCCGGGCCCTGGGCTTCAGGAACGCCACCGAGGCTCTGGGCAGAGCCGCCTTCGGGCCAG GAAGTGGCCCCATCATGCTGGACGAGGTGGAGTGCACTGGGACAGAGCCCTCGCTGGCCAACTGCAGATCCCTGGGCTGGATGAAAAGCAACTGTAGACATGACCAGGATGCCAGTGTCATCTGCAGCAACG AGACCAGAGGCATCCACACCCTCGACTTGTCCAGCGAGCTCCCCGCGGCTCTGGAGCAGATCTTTGAGAGCCAGAGGGGCTGCGACCTGTTCATCAAGGTCAAGGTGAAGGAGGAGGACGAGCTGGGCATCTGTGCCCACAAGCTGATCTTGTCCACCAACCCGGAGGCCCGCAGCCTGTGGAAGGAGCCGGGCAGCAGGGTCACCATGGAGGTGGATGCCGGGTGCGTGCCGGTCGTCAGGGACTTTATCAG GTACCTCTACTCCCGGAGGATAGACGTCTCTCTGTCGTCGGTGAAGTGCTTACACAAGCTGGCCTCCACCTACGGGGCCAAGCAGCTGCAGGGCTACTGCAGCAGCCTCTTTGCCATCTTCCTCCCCCAAGACCCCTCCTTCCGGACACCCCTGGACCTCTATGCCTACGCCCTTGccacccaggaccctgtgctggAGGAGGTCTGCGTGCAGTTCCTGGCCTGGAACTTTGGGGCCCTGACGCAGGCCGACGCCTGGCCGAGCGTGCCCCTGGCCCTCCTCCGCACGCTGCTCTCCAAGAGCGAGCTGGTCGTGCCCAGCGAGCTGGCCCTGCTGATGGCCGTAGACACCTGGAGCCGGGAGAGGCGCGCCTCCCACACGGATGTGGAGGGCTTGGTGGAGGAGGTCCGCTTCCCCATGATGCCACCCAGGGACCTCTTCGAGCTGCAGTTTAACCTGTCCCTGTATTGGAGTCACAAGGCCCTCTTCCAGAAGAAGACGCTGCAGGCCCTGGAGTTCCACACGGTGCCCTTCCAGCTGCTGGCCCAGTACAGAGGCCTGAACCTCACCGAGGACATCTACCAGCCGCGGCTCTACACCTCGCCCACCTGGAGCGCCTCCGTGACGGGCTCCGGTTACAACCCCTACCGGTCCTTCCAGACCCCGCAGCACCCCAGCTTCCTCTTCCAGGCCAGCCTCGTCTCCTGGGCTTTCGTCTACCTCCCCACCGTCCAGAGCTGCTGGAACTATGGCTACTCGTGCTCCTCTGACGAGCCCCCGCTCCTGGCCCTCTCCAAGTCCGGCTACTCGGATCCCACCGTCGGCTACGAGAACAAGGCCCTGATGCTGTGTGAGGGGCACTTCGTGGCGGATGTCACTGACTTCGAGGACCGGAAGGCCTTGATCCCCAGGACTCTGAGCACCAACGACTCCAGGAGGGCTTCCTTCTTCCCCTGCCCAGTGGGATCCTTCAGCAGCTTCCAAGTGGTCATCCGTCCGTTCTACCTGACCAACTCCTCGGGCGTGGACTAG